A genomic window from Aethina tumida isolate Nest 87 chromosome 4, icAetTumi1.1, whole genome shotgun sequence includes:
- the LOC126265415 gene encoding ammonium transporter AmtB-like, giving the protein MVLIYDIVLNGTYQITDAGGTENTLTKSLFVIFFRMGFIMIEAACVPVHSVLMILIKNTIAIATAILASIFIGVPVTTAVEYVTQSQSQGPWMSTDIRFIPETVQGLLGALMGTGIISASLSGRLHIFALIICCILYAGFFQPIVMLGTWSGDALYFEIPLGDMSYTVRDFGGLISIHLPAAVISTIGLFFLGRRLIVLRGLDPLSVGLESTGRAVLGYTFVIVGTIAFEMPNILYINPLFESELIALIAVNNLIAIGVSLFVVLLCHAVVYNRQIFTYWTFVRTLQSAYAGVITVSGGVDQFSPLHTCFIAAISSILFFITIFSLHELSYEDNCNVVAIHLVCGFFGNLCTGIFFAQDYGWNIGHETHVLYQFLAWLFAFISVTVITLATFFLLSCFKILRGEAEERHHSLSVNANKILKRKCYKRLFALTRRRPRYLEPATILRIIQHNSPFKPMESIEVEPLV; this is encoded by the exons ATGGTGTTGATATACGATATTGTCTTAAATGGAACATATCAGATCACTGATGCTGGTGGCACAGAGAATACCTTGACGAAATCTTTGTTTG taatattCTTCCGGATGGGTTTCATTATGATTGAGGCAGCCTGTGTTCCAGTTCACAGTGTTCTTATGATCCTGATAAAAAACACAATAGCCATAGCAACTGCAATTTTAGCATCCATATTTATTGGGGTTCCAGTGACTACTGCCGTGGAGTATGTCACACAATCTCAATCCCAAGGACCTTGGATGAGCACTGATATTCGTTTTATTCCAGAAACAGTGCAAG GACTCCTTGGTGCACTTATGGGTACCGGCATAATAAGTGCTAGTCTCTCAGGCCGTTTGCACATATTTGCCCTAATAATCTGCTGCATATTATATGCAGGGTTTTTTCAACCAATTGTGATGTTGGGAACTTGGAGTGGTGACGCATTGTATTTCGAAATCCCTCTGGGAGACATGTCTTACACTGTACGCGACTTCGGTGGTTTAATCAGTATACATCTGCCAGCTGCAGTGATTAGCACGattggtttattttttctggGAAGAAGATTGATAGTACTTCGAGGTCTAGACCCTTTATCAGTTGGATTGGAATCTACTGGCAGAGCTGTTCTTGGATATACTTTTGTTATTGTAG GTACAATAGCGTTTGAGATGCCCAATATCCTTTACATCAATCCCTTGTTCGAGAGCGAATTAATTGCCCTTATAGCAGTGAATAATCTTATAGCAATTGGAGTGTCCCTTTTTGTTGTGTTGTTATGTCATGCTGTGGTGTACAATAGGCAAATATTCACCTATTGGACCTTCGTACGAACATTGCAAAGCGCTTATGCTGGCGTCATAACAGTTTCAGGCGGTGTTGATCAATTTTCACCATTACACACATGCTTCATAGCAGCCATCTcctccattttatttttcatcacCATATTTAGTCTCCACGAATTGTCCTATGAGGATAACTGCAACGTTGTAGCCATTCATCTAGTTTGTGGTTTTTTCGGAAATTTGTGCACAGGTATATTTTTCGCACAAGATTATGGTTGGAACATTGGGCATGAAACTCATGTATTGTACCAATTTTTGGCTTGGCTATTTGCATTTATATCAGTAACAGTTATAACGTTGGCAACTTTTTTCCTGCTGTcttgtttcaaaattcttaGAGGTGAAGCTGAAGAACGCCATCATTCGTTGTCCGTCAACGCTAACAAGATATTAAAAAGGAAATGTTACAAGAGACTGTTCGCCCTTACTAGAAGAAGACCGCGATATTTGGAGCCGGCTACTATTTTGAGAATAATTCAGCATAACTCGCCTTTTAAGCCCATGGAAAGTATCGAAGTGGAACCTTtagtttga
- the LOC109603219 gene encoding uncharacterized protein LOC109603219, producing MGLIYDEIFRDTYQLTDGGTPQSSLMKCLFVLLLRSGFILIQASCVPVQNIYIILMKNFMDMAAALLSYSLIGFTLSNGHKVLNGFVGFGKWIEGDILYLPDAIQGYLAVLIGTGIISASLSGRMHVATLIINCIAYSSILQPIVMYWTWSGDGLFFATEVQRITYGMRDYGGLIAVHLPASIVSLMGIFFLGRRVMILRSMDPLSIGLESTGRAIIGYTFIILGTIAFELPSFKTINPLFECELTSLIVVNNLIAVATSITVVTICHVMVYHRQIFSYWIFVRTLQSAYAGVVTISGGVDVFSPFISFFITILSSLLFFAVAFGLHMTAFEDNCNVAAIHFMCGFFGNICTGMVKASRYGWNIGVHTSGWYQLSVWFCAFLFITISTAILYVIISCTRILSGEVESHNHLMAENIKKSLKRKYYRRLFSITHRRRYFEPATILRLMQYNSPFKPTANPEEERFMMKSFSLWDPCRKPERANLLLLGEGSSEKDLGDGKTNTSTKMGLEYDVLFNDTYQLTDGGTPQSSLMKCLFVLLLRSGFILIQASCVPVQNIYIILMKNFIDMAAAILSYTYIGFTVSNGFKVIRGFMSYGKWIEGDILLLQDAIQGFMSVLMGTGIISASLSGRMHVATVIINSIVYSSILQPILLSWTWSGDGLFYGVQVQGVTYGIRDYGGLVAVHLSAAIVSLMGIFFLGRRVMILRSMDPLSIGLESTGRAIIGYTFIILGTIAFELPAFRTINPLFESEIASLIVVNNLIAIGTSIFVVTICHVMVYHRQIFSYWVFVRTLQSAYAGVVTISGGVDVFSPLSSFVITILSSLLFFAVAFGLHMTAFEDNCNVAAIHFNCAFFGNLCTGMFKTTRYAWNLGVHTGTWYQLMVWICAFFFTTILMTIVYVIISCTHILSGEVESHNHLMAENIKKSQKKKFYRRLFGIKQRRRYFEPATILRLMQYNSPFKPMSNQEEERFM from the exons ATGGGTTTAATATACGATGAAATCTTTCGTGATACGTATCAGTTGACTGACGGTGGTACACCACAAAGTTCCttaatgaaatgtttattcG TATTGTTACTTCGTAGcggttttatattaattcaagCATCATGCGTCCCTGtccaaaatatatacataatactTATGAAGAACTTTATGGACATGGCTGCAGCCCTTTTATCTTATAGCCTTATCGGATTTACATTGTCTAATGGACACAAGGTTCTTAACGGGTTCGTGGGATTCGGAAAATGGATTGAGGGCGACATCCTTTACCTCCCTGATGCGATTCAAG GATATTTGGCAGTACTAATCGGTACGGGGATAATAAGCGCTAGCCTGTCGGGCCGTATGCACGTTGCCACTCTAATAATCAACTGTATAGCATATTCGTCAATTTTACAACCAATAGTGATGTACTGGACGTGGAGTGGTGATGGACTCTTCTTCGCGACCGAAGTACAACGCATAACTTACGGCATGCGTGACTACGGTGGTCTGATCGCCGTGCACCTACCAGCCTCTATTGTGAGTTTGATGGGTATATTCTTTTTGGGGAGGAGGGTGATGATATTGCGCAGCATGGATCCCCTGTCCATTGGGCTGGAGTCCACCGGCAGAGCAATCATTggatatacatttattattttag GAACAATAGCATTTGAGTTGCCCTCTTTCAAAACGATCAACCCCCTTTTTGAATGCGAGTTAACCAGCCTCATAGTGGTGAACAATCTTATTGCTGTTGCAACGTCTATTACAGTTGTGACAATATGCCATGTTATGGTGTATCATCGGCAAATATTCAGCTATTGGATATTTGTGCGAACACTACAAAGTGCTTATGCTGGAGTCGTAACAATTTCGGGTGGAGTGGACGTATTTTCGCCGTTCATTTCGTTTTTCATTACAATTTTGTCGTCGTTGTTGTTTTTCGCAGTTGCTTTTGGTCTTCATATGACAGCTTTTGAGGATAATTGTAACGTTGCAGCTATTCACTTCATGTGTGGCTTCTTCGGCAACATTTGCACCGGAATGGTCAAAGCCAGTCGGTATGGTTGGAACATAGGGGTACATACAAGTGGTTGGTACCAACTTTCGGTTTGGTTTTGTGCATTCCTATTTATAACCATTTCAACGGCCATACTCTATGTCATAATCTCCTGTACCCGAATCCTAAGCGGAGAAGTAGAGTCCCACAATCATTTGATGgccgaaaatataaaaaaatcactgaAAAGAAAGTACTACAGAAGACTTTTTAGTATTACACACAGGAGACGGTATTTCGAACCAGCCACTATTTTGAGATTAATGCAGTACAATTCCCCTTTTAAACCCACGGCTAATCCAGAGGAGGAACGCTTCATG ATGAAATCGTTCTCATTGTGGGACCCGTGCAGAAAACCGGAAAGGGCGAATTTACTGTTGCTCGGCGAAGGCAGTTCCGAAAAGGATTTAGGGGACGGCAAA ACAAATACCTCCACTAAAATGGGTTTAGAATACGATGTACTCTTTAATGATACGTATCAGTTGACTGATGGTGGTACACCACAAAGTTCattaatgaaatgtttatttg TATTGTTACTCCGTAGcggttttatattaattcaagCGTCTTGCGTCCCCgtccaaaatatatatataatactgaTGAAGAATTTCATAGACATGGCTGCAGCTATTTTATCTTACACTTACATCGGATTTACAGTGTCCAACGGATTCAAGGTTATTCGAGGATTTATGAGTTACGGAAAGTGGATTGAGGGCGACATCCTCCTCCTTCAAGATGCGATACAAG GATTTATGTCAGTATTAATGGGTACTGGGATAATAAGCGCTAGTCTGTCGGGTCGTATGCACGTTGCCACTGTGATAATCAACTCCATAGTGTATTCATCAATTTTACAACCAATATTGTTGTCCTGGACGTGGAGTGGTGATGGTCTCTTCTATGGGGTCCAAGTTCAGGGTGTAACATACGGCATCCGTGATTATGGTGGTCTGGTCGCCGTACATCTATCAGCAGCTATTGTGAGTTTGATGGGTATATTCTTTTTGGGAAGGAGGGTGATGATATTGCGCAGCATGGATCCCTTGTCCATTGGACTGGAGTCCACCGGAAGGGCAATCATTggatatacatttattattttag GAACAATAGCATTTGAGTTGCCCGCTTTCAGAACGATCAACCCCCTTTTTGAAAGTGAAATAGCCAGCCTCATAGTGGTGAACAATCTTATTGCCATTGGGACGTCTATTTTCGTTGTAACAATATGCCATGTTATGGTGTACCATCGGCAAATATTCAGCTACTGGGTGTTCGTGCGAACATTACAAAGTGCTTATGCTGGAGTCGTAACAATTTCGGGTGGAGTGGACGTATTTTCACCGTTGTCTTCGTTCGTCATCACAATTTTATCGTCGTTGTTGTTTTTCGCAGTTGCTTTTGGTCTTCATATGACAGCTTTTGAGGATAATTGTAACGTTGCAGCTATTCACTTCAATTGTGCCTTTTTCGGCAACCTTTGTACAGGAATGTTCAAAACGACTCGGTATGCTTGGAACTTAGGAGTACATACAGGTACTTGGTACCAACTTATGGTTTGGATTTGTGCCTTCTTTTttacaactattttaatgaCGATAGTCTATGTCATAATATCCTGTACCCATATCTTAAGTGGAGAAGTAGAGTCTCACAATCATTTGATGGccgaaaacataaaaaagtcacagaaaaaaaaattttacagaagACTTTTTGGTATTAAACAGAGGAGACGGTATTTCGAACCAGCCACTATTTTGAGATTAATGCAGTACAATTCACCTTTTAAACCTATGAGCAATCAAGAGGAGGAACGCTTTATGTGA
- the LOC109603215 gene encoding ammonium transporter AmtB produces MGFIMIEAACVPVHSVLMILVKNTIAIATAILAFIIIGVPVTTAIEYVTQSPSSGSWWSADVRFIPETAQGLLAALMGTGIICASLSGRLHLFALIVCCTLYAGIFQPLVMFGTWSGDGIYFEISWGKMSYAVRDFGGLISIHLPAALISSIGLFFLGRRLIVLRNLDPLSVGLESTGRAVLGYTFVTVGTIAFEMPNILYINPLFESELIALIAVNNILAIGMSLFVVLICHAVVYHRQIFTYWTFVRTLQSVYAGVITVSGGVDQFTPQHTTFITAVSAILYFITIFSLHELSYEDNCSVVAIHLVCGSFGNLCTGIFCAQDFGWNIGHESHVLYQFLAWLFTFILVSVTMLVTFSLLSCFKLLRGESEERHHLLAVNANKILKRKCYKRLFSLSRRRRRYLEPATILRIIQHNSPFKPMESIEVEPLV; encoded by the exons ATGGGTTTCATTATGATTGAGGCAGCCTGTGTTCCAGTTCACAGTGTTCTTATGATTCTAGTAAAAAACACAATAGCCATAGCAACTGCAATTTTAGCATTCATCATTATTGGGGTTCCAGTGACTACCGCCATTGAGTATGTCACTCAATCTCCATCCTCAGGATCGTGGTGGAGCGCTGATGTTCGTTTTATTCCGGAGACGGCGCAAG GGCTCCTTGCTGCACTTATGGGTACCGGCATAATATGTGCGAGCCTCTCAGGCCGTTTGCACCTATTTGCGCTAATAGTCTGCTGCACATTATACGCAGGAATTTTTCAACCACTTGTGATGTTCGGAACTTGGAGTGGCGACGGAATTTACTTCGAGATCTCTTGGGGGAAAATGTCATACGCCGTACGTGACTTCGGTGGTTTAATCAGTATACATTTGCCAGCAGCACTGATTAGTTCGATTGGACTGTTTTTTCTGGGAAGAAGATTGATAGTACTGCGAAATCTAGACCCTTTATCCGTTGGACTGGAATCTACTGGCAGAGCTGTTCTTGGATACACTTTTGTTACTGTAG gtACAATAGCATTTGAAATGCCCAATATCCTTTACATCAATCCCTTGTTCGAGAGCGAATTAATTGCCCTCATAGCCGTGAATAATATTCTAGCAATAGGAATGTCCCTTTTTGTTGTGTTGATATGTCATGCTGTGGTGTACCATCGGCAAATATTCACCTATTGGACCTTCGTACGAACATTACAAAGCGTTTATGCTGGCGTAATAACAGTTTCAGGCGGTGTTGATCAATTTACACCACAACACACGACCTTTATAACAGCTGTCTCCgccattttatatttcatcacCATATTTAGTCTCCACGAATTGTCCTATGAGGATAATTGCAGCGTCGTAGCCATTCATCTAGTTTGTGGTTCTTTCGGAAATTTGTGCACAGGAATATTTTGCGCACAAGATTTTGGTTGGAACATTGGGCATGAAAGTCATGTATTATACCAATTTTTGGCTTGGCTATTTACATTCATATTAGTATCAGTTACAATGTTAGTAACTTTTTCCCTGCTGTCTTGTTTCAAACTTCTTAGAGGTGAATCTGAAGAACGCCACCATTTGTTGGCCGTCAACGCTAACAAGATATTAAAAAGGAAATGTTACAAGAGACTATTCAGCCTTTCTAGAAGAAGACGGCGATATTTGGAGCCGGCTACTATTTTGAGAATAATTCAGCATAACTCGCCTTTTAAGCCCATGGAAAGTATCGAAGTGGAACCTttagtttga
- the LOC109607196 gene encoding general transcription factor IIF subunit 2-like, producing MSEKEPKDSNSHNVDLRKLVRNAWLVKIPKFVAQKWEEAPIGSEVARLRITSPPKEVFLELSPRVMNVNPEKPPEVPMNYVVDITPVEKEKIIVFSEDVPYQGITPVGPLNMEMECNIIQRLSCRPNPKDMYKKVISNVKTASLSSNKVQILDRAVTKFKPVSDHQNNIDYNRWKKTEGRRVREDKDVVLQMLFKVFENHQYYNIKDLVRITKQPIGYLKEILKEYCVYNMKTPHKYMWELKPEYRHYTPEAAADNDEYSEVED from the coding sequence ATGTCGGAAAAAGAACCCAAAGACTCAAACAGCCACAACGTGGACTTGAGAAAGCTGGTACGCAACGCCTGGCTCGTAAAAATACCGAAATTCGTAGCCCAAAAATGGGAAGAGGCTCCCATCGGCTCAGAAGTGGCCAGACTCAGAATCACATCGCCACCCAAGGAGGTATTTCTCGAATTATCCCCGCGTGTAATGAACGTAAACCCCGAAAAACCGCCTGAAGTCCCGATGAATTACGTGGTGGACATCACACCGGTCGAAAAGGAGAAGATAATCGTGTTTTCCGAAGACGTGCCCTATCAGGGGATTACACCGGTCGGGCCTCTTAACATGGAGATGGAGTGCAACATCATCCAGCGTCTGTCGTGCAGGCCGAACCCCAAGGACATGTACAAGAAGGTCATATCGAACGTCAAAACGGCATCCCTGTCCAGCAACAAGGTGCAGATACTGGACAGGGCTGTGACCAAGTTCAAGCCGGTATCCGACCACCAAAACAACATAGACTACAACAGGTGGAAGAAGACAGAGGGCAGGAGGGTGCGTGAAGACAAAGACGTCGTCCTGCAAATGCTGTTCAAGGTCTTCGAGAACCACCAGTACTACAACATCAAGGACTTGGTAAGAATCACTAAGCAGCCGATAGGCTACCTCAAGGAGATCCTCAAGGAGTACTGCGTCTACAACATGAAGACTCCCCACAAGTACATGTGGgagttgaaacctgaatacaGACACTACACCCCAGAAGCTGCTGCTGACAATGACGAGTATTCTGAAGTTGAAgactga